In Dermacentor andersoni chromosome 4, qqDerAnde1_hic_scaffold, whole genome shotgun sequence, the following proteins share a genomic window:
- the LOC126536304 gene encoding alpha-tocopherol transfer protein-like, whose translation MADEKSPVLFQAVTSLMSSVDLANNDMTENANAEEKALNRLRELVLGEPLLHIRSDDDFLLMFLRSRKFDADRAFKNITSYLKARRDFPEIFDDLSPSRIPFESACRKHRIVTVSRHRDYKGRPTLMLKIGAWSTDVCSLNDLFRFLVVFGIHLLLQEECQVKGLVGVVDCTGLGAYHLAHYTPSAIRKFIRLVQDCFPLRIKAVYVINHPAIFELLYAISRRFLKAKLVQRIRLFGYNVDKLHDLVPADLISVEHGGTYESYDYDATERELMNEEDSFVEFSSFGYLDKATGKKC comes from the exons ATGGCGGATGAGAAGAGCCCGGTCCTATTTCAAGCCGTCACCTCGCTGATGTCCTCTGTAGACCTCGCGAACAATGACATGACCGAAAATGCAAATGCCGAGGAAAAGGCTCTAAATCGACTGCGCGAACTGGTGTTGG GCGAACCCCTGCTACACATCCGATCGGACGACGACTTCCTTCTCATGTTTCTACGATCCCGAAAGTTCGACGCCGACCGTGCTTTCAAGAATATCACCAGCTACCTCAAGGCCCGGCGAGATTTCCCCGAAATATTTGATGACCTCAGCCCTTCCCGTATCCCCTTCGAAAGCGCCTGCCGTAAGCACCGGATCGTGACAGTGTCTCGCCACAGAGACTACAAAGGAAGGCCAACTCTAATGCTGAAAATAG GCGCCTGGAGCACCGACGTTTGTTCACTCAACGACTTATTCAGGTTTCTAGTAGTGTTTGGTATCCACCTCCTTCTCCAAGAAGAGTGCCAAGTCAAGGGCTTGGTGGGCGTCGTAGATTGTACGGGACTCGGCGCCTATCATTTGGCCCACTACACGCCTTCTGCCATTCGAAAGTTCATCAGGCTTGTACAG GACTGTTTTCCTCTGCGGATCAAGGCAGTATACGTTATCAACCATCCGGCAATATTTGAGCTTTTGTACGCCATTTCCAGGCGCTTTTTGAAGGCCAAACTGGTTCAAAGG ATACGGCTATTCGGCTACAACGTAGACAAGCTGCACGACCTGGTTCCTGCTGACCTGATCTCAGTCGAGCATGGTGGAACATACGAAAGTTACGACTACGACGCAACTGAGAGGGAACTGATGAATGAGGAGGACTCCTTCGTGGAATTCAGCTCTTTCGGTTATCTAGACAAGGCAACAGGAAAAAAATGCTAG